The following proteins are encoded in a genomic region of Paenibacillus sp. FSL R7-0273:
- a CDS encoding aminopeptidase, whose amino-acid sequence MKDPRIQKLAANLVGYSVDVQPGENVLVEMIGSERDLIKAVVEEVGKAGGNAFVQLTDRTVLRSMLKYAIPEGIKTWAEIDLNRMKQMDCYIGIRAGENVNDLADVPEENMKLYNSLYSHPVHSEQRVKHTKWVVLRYPNASMAQLANTTTEAFEDFYFEVCNLDYAKMDKAQDALADLMRKTDKVRITGPGTELTFSIKGIGAEKCSGQKNIPDGEVYSAPVRDSVNGTISYNAATLYNGITFENVKFRFENGKIVEAASNDTARLNEILDSDDGARHIGEFAIGFNPYILHPMKDILFDEKIAGSLHFTPGQAYDVTDNGNRSSIHWDLVLIQRPEYGGGEIYFDDVLIRKDGIFVIPELEGLNPENLK is encoded by the coding sequence ATGAAGGATCCAAGAATTCAAAAGCTGGCGGCAAACCTTGTGGGTTATTCCGTAGACGTGCAGCCGGGCGAAAATGTGCTGGTCGAAATGATCGGCAGCGAAAGAGATTTGATTAAGGCGGTTGTGGAGGAGGTCGGTAAAGCCGGAGGCAATGCTTTTGTCCAGCTGACAGACCGTACCGTCCTGCGCAGTATGCTTAAATATGCAATCCCGGAGGGGATTAAGACCTGGGCTGAGATCGACCTGAACCGCATGAAGCAGATGGATTGCTATATCGGAATCCGCGCCGGCGAGAATGTGAACGATCTGGCTGATGTGCCTGAAGAAAATATGAAGCTTTATAACTCCCTGTATTCACATCCGGTACATAGCGAGCAGCGGGTCAAGCATACCAAATGGGTGGTTCTCCGCTATCCTAACGCGAGTATGGCCCAGCTTGCCAATACGACTACTGAAGCCTTTGAGGATTTCTACTTTGAGGTATGTAACCTGGATTATGCCAAAATGGACAAAGCCCAGGATGCGCTTGCCGATCTTATGCGGAAAACAGACAAGGTGCGCATCACCGGTCCAGGCACAGAGCTCACGTTCTCCATTAAGGGCATCGGTGCAGAGAAATGCTCCGGCCAGAAAAATATTCCCGACGGCGAGGTCTACAGCGCCCCTGTCCGTGATTCCGTTAACGGTACGATCAGCTATAACGCGGCGACCCTGTACAACGGCATTACTTTTGAAAATGTAAAGTTCCGCTTCGAAAACGGTAAAATTGTCGAGGCAGCCAGCAATGATACCGCACGCCTTAACGAGATTCTTGATTCTGATGACGGCGCACGCCATATCGGTGAATTCGCCATCGGCTTCAATCCGTATATTCTCCACCCGATGAAGGATATTCTGTTCGATGAAAAAATCGCCGGCAGCCTGCACTTTACACCGGGTCAGGCGTACGATGTGACCGATAACGGCAACCGTTCCTCCATTCACTGGGACCTCGTGCTGATTCAGCGTCCGGAGTACGGCGGCGGGGAGATTTATTTTGATGATGTGCTGATCCGCAAGGACGGTATTTTCGTGATTCCTGAACTTGAAGGTCTGAACCCGGAAAATCTGAAATAA
- a CDS encoding HPr family phosphocarrier protein, which translates to MSSNNAAIVDIAQTASQFNSSIVLQADNKYIDVKSILGLFTTLVSSQSYELHVHGTDAEEAKKAMSEVFSKHGLNFTVVAE; encoded by the coding sequence ATGTCCAGTAACAATGCGGCAATCGTGGATATTGCCCAAACGGCAAGCCAGTTCAACTCATCAATCGTCCTACAGGCGGACAACAAGTACATTGACGTTAAGAGCATCCTCGGGTTGTTTACAACTCTGGTTTCCAGTCAAAGCTATGAGCTTCATGTACACGGCACTGATGCCGAAGAAGCAAAGAAAGCGATGAGCGAAGTATTTTCCAAACATGGTCTGAATTTTACTGTTGTTGCTGAGTAA
- a CDS encoding YlaN family protein, with the protein MTSSDLQEQLNLKAITLLQEDADKIQKLIEVQMENLATRYCPLYEEVLDTQMYGFSREVDFAVRAGLVPEFTGKQVLSELERNLAVLYEALNKKANEREN; encoded by the coding sequence ATGACTTCATCGGATTTGCAGGAACAGCTTAATCTTAAAGCAATTACTCTTCTACAAGAAGATGCCGATAAAATTCAGAAGCTCATCGAAGTGCAGATGGAGAATCTGGCTACTCGTTACTGCCCTCTCTATGAGGAAGTGCTGGATACCCAGATGTACGGCTTTTCAAGAGAGGTCGATTTTGCGGTTAGGGCGGGACTGGTGCCTGAGTTCACCGGCAAGCAGGTATTGAGTGAGCTTGAACGCAACTTGGCTGTGCTGTACGAGGCGCTGAACAAGAAGGCGAATGAACGCGAGAATTAA
- the cax gene encoding calcium/proton exchanger, protein MKKWISPALLIITFILSAAGHYADWDHTLQFVLSAVAVVFVAGFLGRATESVAHYAGQRLGGFLNATFGNAAELIIAFFLVKEGLFDMVKASLTGSIIGNLLLVLGLSIFAGGMKFKVQNFNVTLAGLNGSLMIVAVIALFVPAMFFNTHSITERDTDVLSLVVAGLLIAAYMAWLVFSMITHKKYLADVTDESAEELPNEHAPVWSKGKSIFYLILATVMVAFVSEWLVGTLETLTERFGFSELFVGAFLVAIIGNAAEHSAAIMLAMKNKMGAAVEIAVGSSLQIALFVAPVLIFASYFMGNTMDIVFTTIEIVAIAVSVFIAKSITQDGATNWYEGLLLLAVYLILGVSFYLV, encoded by the coding sequence ATGAAAAAATGGATTTCTCCTGCGCTGCTGATAATCACCTTTATCCTTAGCGCAGCCGGGCATTATGCGGACTGGGACCACACACTGCAGTTCGTATTATCCGCTGTTGCGGTTGTTTTCGTGGCCGGCTTTCTCGGCCGGGCGACCGAAAGTGTAGCCCACTATGCCGGACAGCGGCTCGGAGGCTTTCTTAATGCCACCTTCGGCAATGCCGCAGAGCTGATTATCGCCTTCTTTCTGGTCAAGGAAGGCCTGTTTGACATGGTCAAGGCAAGCCTGACCGGGTCCATTATCGGCAATCTGCTGCTGGTGCTGGGCCTGAGTATTTTTGCGGGAGGAATGAAGTTTAAGGTTCAGAATTTCAATGTTACCCTCGCAGGGCTCAACGGCTCACTGATGATCGTGGCGGTCATCGCCCTGTTTGTCCCCGCCATGTTCTTCAACACCCACTCCATCACCGAGCGGGATACCGATGTGCTCAGCCTCGTCGTGGCCGGACTGCTGATTGCAGCGTATATGGCCTGGCTGGTCTTCTCCATGATTACGCACAAAAAATATCTGGCCGATGTAACGGATGAATCTGCGGAGGAGCTGCCCAACGAGCATGCGCCTGTCTGGTCTAAGGGCAAGTCCATCTTTTATCTCATTCTGGCAACGGTCATGGTCGCTTTTGTCAGCGAGTGGCTGGTAGGCACACTAGAGACCCTTACGGAGCGCTTCGGCTTCAGCGAGCTGTTCGTCGGTGCCTTCCTTGTCGCAATTATCGGTAATGCAGCCGAGCACAGTGCAGCAATCATGCTGGCCATGAAGAACAAAATGGGAGCAGCGGTGGAAATTGCCGTCGGCAGCAGTCTGCAGATTGCCCTGTTCGTAGCCCCTGTTCTGATCTTCGCCAGCTACTTCATGGGCAATACGATGGATATCGTCTTTACGACCATAGAAATTGTAGCGATCGCCGTCTCTGTGTTCATAGCTAAGTCTATAACCCAGGATGGCGCCACCAACTGGTATGAAGGCTTACTGCTGCTGGCCGTCTACCTGATACTGGGTGTATCCTTTTATCTAGTATAG